The Sporomusa termitida genome has a window encoding:
- a CDS encoding 4Fe-4S dicluster domain-containing protein — translation MVAKLQTSKYDVQVDGQGCKACGYCLEVCPKNVFDQADYFNAKGYRPVRVKAAGDCIGCRRCFFACPDFAIDVNKKPAEEDCREKNI, via the coding sequence ATGGTAGCTAAATTACAAACAAGCAAATATGATGTCCAGGTTGACGGCCAGGGCTGTAAGGCTTGCGGCTACTGTCTGGAGGTTTGCCCGAAGAATGTCTTTGATCAGGCTGATTATTTTAATGCGAAAGGCTACCGGCCTGTCCGGGTTAAAGCCGCCGGGGACTGTATCGGCTGCCGGCGCTGCTTTTTTGCGTGTCCGGATTTCGCCATTGATGTAAATAAAAAACCGGCCGAGGAGGATTGTCGTGAAAAGAATATTTGA
- a CDS encoding 2-oxoglutarate ferredoxin oxidoreductase subunit alpha has protein sequence MKRIFETGNAAITEAAIFAGCKVFAGYPITPATEIAENMSRRLPQVDGYYVQAEDELSAMHICIGASLGGLKAMTSTSGPGYILFADPYGWALGSEIPVVVVNAQRVGPVSGITGAPGQGEFYLSRYPTHGGNFESIVLAPNSVQEAFALTVEAFYLAERFRMPVTVLADQIVTDGWETLLIPETPAEIEAMGLRVQPRRINYGPEFYPATDEIDVPPVVLGHNTGAACSDWTPTAEGFDTEEIEWQHKHAHRLIYKVRNHKELITRYEEIDTADNPEVILVAYGSPSRVLKSAVKAAREQGLKVGGIRLVSIWPFPDEAFGRSAKYLSVELNYDGQLVREVQRAAPKDSDIHFLGRCGELPKVAELVAAARDLINGQPLASIKWQREAW, from the coding sequence GTGAAAAGAATATTTGAAACAGGCAATGCGGCGATTACCGAAGCTGCTATTTTTGCCGGCTGCAAGGTTTTCGCCGGCTATCCGATTACGCCGGCTACGGAGATTGCCGAGAATATGTCGCGGCGATTGCCGCAGGTAGACGGCTATTATGTCCAGGCTGAAGACGAGCTGTCAGCAATGCATATCTGTATTGGCGCCTCGCTGGGCGGGCTTAAGGCAATGACCTCGACCTCCGGTCCGGGCTATATCCTGTTCGCCGATCCCTATGGCTGGGCCTTAGGCAGCGAAATTCCGGTTGTCGTAGTGAATGCCCAGCGGGTGGGGCCGGTCAGCGGCATTACCGGCGCGCCCGGTCAGGGGGAATTTTATCTCAGCCGCTATCCGACCCATGGGGGCAATTTCGAGAGTATCGTCCTGGCGCCAAACAGTGTCCAGGAAGCCTTTGCCCTGACAGTCGAGGCCTTTTATCTGGCTGAGCGGTTTAGGATGCCTGTTACTGTGCTGGCTGATCAGATTGTAACCGATGGCTGGGAAACACTGCTGATTCCCGAGACCCCGGCCGAGATAGAAGCAATGGGACTGCGGGTTCAGCCCCGGAGAATTAATTATGGCCCTGAATTCTATCCGGCAACCGATGAGATTGACGTGCCGCCGGTGGTATTAGGGCATAACACGGGAGCGGCCTGCTCGGACTGGACGCCTACGGCTGAAGGTTTTGACACCGAAGAGATTGAATGGCAGCATAAGCACGCCCATCGTCTGATTTACAAGGTGAGAAACCATAAGGAGCTTATTACCCGCTATGAAGAGATCGACACTGCCGATAACCCGGAGGTTATTTTAGTGGCCTATGGCAGTCCGTCGCGCGTATTAAAAAGCGCGGTCAAAGCCGCCAGGGAACAGGGGCTAAAGGTAGGCGGCATTCGGCTGGTTTCCATCTGGCCCTTCCCTGATGAAGCCTTTGGCCGCAGCGCCAAATACCTGTCTGTGGAACTCAACTATGACGGCCAGTTGGTGCGGGAGGTGCAGCGGGCAGCGCCGAAAGACAGTGACATACATTTCTTAGGCCGGTGCGGGGAATTGCCTAAGGTTGCGGAATTAGTGGCTGCGGCCCGCGACTTAATCAACGGTCAGCCGCTGGCAAGCATAAAATGGCAGCGGGAGGCTTGGTAG